A single region of the Raphanus sativus cultivar WK10039 chromosome 1, ASM80110v3, whole genome shotgun sequence genome encodes:
- the LOC108843276 gene encoding probable rhamnogalacturonate lyase B isoform X2 — protein MKKLADRLLHRFTNHETASNADHHWTGEGTSSLRHRQDRRMPLQGVRLHISDRYVVMDNGILQVTLSKPGGIITGIKYNGVDNVLEVRNKETNRGYWDLHWNEPGGKGIFDVISGETFRVIVETEEQVEISFLRTWNPSLEGKYIPLNIDKRFIMLRGSSGVYSYGIYEHLKEWPGFELGETRIAFKLRKDKFHYMAVADDRKRIMPFPDDLCKGRCQTLDYQEASLLTAPCDPHLQGEVDDKYQYSCENKDLRVHGWISFDPPVGFWQITPSNEFRSGGPLKQNLTSHVGPTTLAVFHSTHYAGKTMMPRFECGEHWKKVYGPVFIYLNSTAIRDDSLFLWDDAKIKMMAEVESWPYSFVSSEDYPKSEERGTASGRLLVCDRFVSNDLISAVGAYVGLAPPGDAGSWQIECKGYQFWAIADEAGYFSIENVRPGEYNLYAWVPGFIGDYHNNTIVSVTSGCKIEMGDIVYEPPRDGPSLWEIGIPDRKASEFFIPDPDPTLVNRVLVHPQDRFRQYGLWKRYTDLYPNDDLVYTIGVSDYRRDWFFAHVPRKKGDVYEGTTWQITFKHENIDQKTNYKLRVAIASATLAELQVRVNDAEATRPLFTTGLIGRDNSIARHGIHGVYMLYTVNIPGNRFVQGDNTIFLKQPRCNGPFQGIMYDYIRLEGAP, from the exons ATGAAGAAACTGGCTGATCGGCTCTTGCATCGTTTCACCAACCATGAAACCGCTTCAAACGCCGACCACCACT GGACAGGTGAAGGGACGAGTAGTCTTAGACATAGACAGGATCGAAGGATGCCTCTTCAAGGTGTCCGGCTTCATATCAGTGACCGTTAT GTTGTGATGGATAATGGAATCCTCCAAGTTACGCTTTCGAAACCAGGTGGTATCATCACCGGGATAAAGTATAATGGTGTTGACAATGTGCTCGAAGTTCGTAACAAGGAGACCAATAGAgg GTACTGGGATCTGCACTGGAATGAACCTGGAGGCAAGGGAATATTTGATGT CATCAGTGGAGAGACTTTCAGGGTGATAGTCGAGACTGAAGAACAGGTTGAGATCTCATTTCTAAGAACATGGAATCCATCCCTTGAGGGAAAATACATTCCCCTGAATATCGATAAAAG GTTTATAATGCTCCGTGGCTCTTCTGGAGTTTACTCATACGGCATTTATGAACACCTTAAAGAGTGGCCTGGTTTCGAACTTGGGGAAACAAGAATCGCCTTCAAGCTCAGAAAAGACAA GTTCCATTACATGGCGGTGGCAGATGACAGAAAAAGGATAATGCCATTTCCAGATGATCTATGCAAAGGAAGATGCCAAACCCTAGATTACCAGGAAGCTTCCCTGCTCACTGCTCCGTGTGATCCACACCTACAAGGCGAA GTAGATGACAAGTACCAATACTCATGTGAGAATAAGGATCTGAGAGTACATGGTTGGATATCCTTCGATCCGCCAGTAGGATTCTGGCAAATTACGCCCAGTAATGAGTTCCGATCAGGCGGACCACTCAAACAAAACCTTACCTCACATGTTGGCCCAACCACCCTTGCA GTGTTTCACAGTACACATTATGCGGGAAAAACAATGATGCCACGCTTTGAATGTGGTGAGCATTGGAAGAAAGTCTATGGCCCTGTTTTCATTTACTTAAACTCCACAGCTATTAGAGATGATTCACTCTTCTTATGGGATGATGCTAAGATAAAG ATGATGGCTGAGGTTGAAAGTTGGCCTTATAGCTTTGTGTCATCTGAGGACTATCCAAAGTCTGAAGAACGTGGCACGGCCAGTGGCCGATTACTTGTCTGTGATAG GTTTGTAAGCAATGATTTGATTTCAGCAGTAGGTGCTTATGTGGGTTTGGCTCCACCTGGTGATGCTGGTTCTTGGCAAATAGAATGCAAG GGATACCAATTTTGGGCGATAGCAGATGAGGCTGGCTACTTTTCGATAGAAAATGTGCGTCCTGGCGAGTACAACCTCTATGCATGGGTTCCTGGCTTCATTGGAGATTATCATAACAACACTATTGTTTCTGTTACTTCAG GGTGCAAGATTGAAATGGGTGATATTGTCTATGAACCTCCAAGAGATGGACCTTCCTTATGGGAAATAGGCATCCCTGACAGAAAAGCTTCCGAGTTCTTTATCCCAGATCCTGATCCCACACTAGTAAACAGAGTTTTAGTCCATCCTCAAGACAG GTTCAGGCAATATGGTTTGTGGAAGAGATACACAGATCTGTATCCAAATGATGACCTTGTTTACACTATTGGTGTAAGCGATTATCGCAGAGACTGGTTCTTTGCTCATGTTCCTAGGAAGAAAGGAGATGTGTATGAAGGTACAACTTGGCAGATTACGTTTAAACACGAAAACATTGATCAAAAGACGAATTACAAACTCCGTGTTGCCATAGCATCTGCCACCTTAGCAGAGTTGCAG GTGAGAGTCAATGATGCTGAAGCAACACGTCCCCTGTTCACAACTGGACTTATAGGGAGAGACAACTCGATTGCAAGGCACGGAATCCACGGGGTGTACATGCTGTACACGGTGAACATACCGGGAAACAGGTTTGTGCAAGGTGATAACACAATATTCCTGAAACAGCCAAGATGCAATGGTCCCTTTCAAGGGATTATGTACGACTACATTCGTCTTGAAGGCGCTCCTTAA
- the LOC108843276 gene encoding probable rhamnogalacturonate lyase B isoform X1 codes for MKKLADRLLHRFTNHETASNADHHWTGEGTSSLRHRQDRRMPLQGVRLHISDRYVVMDNGILQVTLSKPGGIITGIKYNGVDNVLEVRNKETNRGYWDLHWNEPGGKGIFDVISGETFRVIVETEEQVEISFLRTWNPSLEGKYIPLNIDKRFIMLRGSSGVYSYGIYEHLKEWPGFELGETRIAFKLRKDNLIYRFHYMAVADDRKRIMPFPDDLCKGRCQTLDYQEASLLTAPCDPHLQGEVDDKYQYSCENKDLRVHGWISFDPPVGFWQITPSNEFRSGGPLKQNLTSHVGPTTLAVFHSTHYAGKTMMPRFECGEHWKKVYGPVFIYLNSTAIRDDSLFLWDDAKIKMMAEVESWPYSFVSSEDYPKSEERGTASGRLLVCDRFVSNDLISAVGAYVGLAPPGDAGSWQIECKGYQFWAIADEAGYFSIENVRPGEYNLYAWVPGFIGDYHNNTIVSVTSGCKIEMGDIVYEPPRDGPSLWEIGIPDRKASEFFIPDPDPTLVNRVLVHPQDRFRQYGLWKRYTDLYPNDDLVYTIGVSDYRRDWFFAHVPRKKGDVYEGTTWQITFKHENIDQKTNYKLRVAIASATLAELQVRVNDAEATRPLFTTGLIGRDNSIARHGIHGVYMLYTVNIPGNRFVQGDNTIFLKQPRCNGPFQGIMYDYIRLEGAP; via the exons ATGAAGAAACTGGCTGATCGGCTCTTGCATCGTTTCACCAACCATGAAACCGCTTCAAACGCCGACCACCACT GGACAGGTGAAGGGACGAGTAGTCTTAGACATAGACAGGATCGAAGGATGCCTCTTCAAGGTGTCCGGCTTCATATCAGTGACCGTTAT GTTGTGATGGATAATGGAATCCTCCAAGTTACGCTTTCGAAACCAGGTGGTATCATCACCGGGATAAAGTATAATGGTGTTGACAATGTGCTCGAAGTTCGTAACAAGGAGACCAATAGAgg GTACTGGGATCTGCACTGGAATGAACCTGGAGGCAAGGGAATATTTGATGT CATCAGTGGAGAGACTTTCAGGGTGATAGTCGAGACTGAAGAACAGGTTGAGATCTCATTTCTAAGAACATGGAATCCATCCCTTGAGGGAAAATACATTCCCCTGAATATCGATAAAAG GTTTATAATGCTCCGTGGCTCTTCTGGAGTTTACTCATACGGCATTTATGAACACCTTAAAGAGTGGCCTGGTTTCGAACTTGGGGAAACAAGAATCGCCTTCAAGCTCAGAAAAGACAA TTTAATATACAGGTTCCATTACATGGCGGTGGCAGATGACAGAAAAAGGATAATGCCATTTCCAGATGATCTATGCAAAGGAAGATGCCAAACCCTAGATTACCAGGAAGCTTCCCTGCTCACTGCTCCGTGTGATCCACACCTACAAGGCGAA GTAGATGACAAGTACCAATACTCATGTGAGAATAAGGATCTGAGAGTACATGGTTGGATATCCTTCGATCCGCCAGTAGGATTCTGGCAAATTACGCCCAGTAATGAGTTCCGATCAGGCGGACCACTCAAACAAAACCTTACCTCACATGTTGGCCCAACCACCCTTGCA GTGTTTCACAGTACACATTATGCGGGAAAAACAATGATGCCACGCTTTGAATGTGGTGAGCATTGGAAGAAAGTCTATGGCCCTGTTTTCATTTACTTAAACTCCACAGCTATTAGAGATGATTCACTCTTCTTATGGGATGATGCTAAGATAAAG ATGATGGCTGAGGTTGAAAGTTGGCCTTATAGCTTTGTGTCATCTGAGGACTATCCAAAGTCTGAAGAACGTGGCACGGCCAGTGGCCGATTACTTGTCTGTGATAG GTTTGTAAGCAATGATTTGATTTCAGCAGTAGGTGCTTATGTGGGTTTGGCTCCACCTGGTGATGCTGGTTCTTGGCAAATAGAATGCAAG GGATACCAATTTTGGGCGATAGCAGATGAGGCTGGCTACTTTTCGATAGAAAATGTGCGTCCTGGCGAGTACAACCTCTATGCATGGGTTCCTGGCTTCATTGGAGATTATCATAACAACACTATTGTTTCTGTTACTTCAG GGTGCAAGATTGAAATGGGTGATATTGTCTATGAACCTCCAAGAGATGGACCTTCCTTATGGGAAATAGGCATCCCTGACAGAAAAGCTTCCGAGTTCTTTATCCCAGATCCTGATCCCACACTAGTAAACAGAGTTTTAGTCCATCCTCAAGACAG GTTCAGGCAATATGGTTTGTGGAAGAGATACACAGATCTGTATCCAAATGATGACCTTGTTTACACTATTGGTGTAAGCGATTATCGCAGAGACTGGTTCTTTGCTCATGTTCCTAGGAAGAAAGGAGATGTGTATGAAGGTACAACTTGGCAGATTACGTTTAAACACGAAAACATTGATCAAAAGACGAATTACAAACTCCGTGTTGCCATAGCATCTGCCACCTTAGCAGAGTTGCAG GTGAGAGTCAATGATGCTGAAGCAACACGTCCCCTGTTCACAACTGGACTTATAGGGAGAGACAACTCGATTGCAAGGCACGGAATCCACGGGGTGTACATGCTGTACACGGTGAACATACCGGGAAACAGGTTTGTGCAAGGTGATAACACAATATTCCTGAAACAGCCAAGATGCAATGGTCCCTTTCAAGGGATTATGTACGACTACATTCGTCTTGAAGGCGCTCCTTAA